One segment of Vibrio orientalis CIP 102891 = ATCC 33934 DNA contains the following:
- the vasI gene encoding type VI secretion system-associated protein VasI yields the protein MITRLVGLACALWWLPVNAQATNTYQWEQVDQCRIIAKRLERLRCFDQLFDTPVALNGQNHEADKPKAWMLAYPKSRAEDNLTPDLNESDSGKDAWVTLPALPLGDVDSPVLVMSCMDEISRVQLALPKPLIDARISVSVAQGQREYWRSDDEGVVFSSAQGLPAIELMKRMAQQRKVTLRSNSETVDGLQFDTVALQAALRPLRQRCRW from the coding sequence GTGATAACCAGACTTGTTGGCTTGGCATGTGCCCTTTGGTGGTTGCCTGTGAACGCTCAAGCGACAAATACATATCAGTGGGAACAGGTGGATCAATGTCGAATCATTGCTAAAAGGCTTGAGCGACTAAGATGTTTTGATCAGTTGTTTGATACGCCCGTGGCTTTAAACGGACAGAATCATGAGGCCGATAAGCCTAAAGCGTGGATGCTTGCTTACCCAAAAAGTAGAGCGGAGGACAACCTGACTCCGGACTTGAATGAATCTGACTCAGGTAAGGATGCTTGGGTCACTTTACCGGCTTTGCCCCTAGGAGACGTTGATTCCCCGGTGCTCGTTATGAGCTGTATGGATGAAATCAGTCGAGTCCAGTTAGCGCTACCTAAGCCATTAATTGATGCTCGCATTTCCGTTTCAGTGGCACAAGGTCAGCGTGAGTATTGGAGAAGTGATGATGAAGGAGTGGTGTTCTCATCAGCACAGGGTCTTCCGGCGATTGAGTTGATGAAACGCATGGCTCAACAGAGAAAGGTCACGCTGAGGTCAAACTCAGAAACGGTTGATGGGTTGCAGTTTGACACAGTGGCTCTGCAAGCGGCGCTGCGTCCCTTACGTCAGCGTTGTCGGTGGTAA
- the tssA gene encoding type VI secretion system protein TssA, with translation MELTQYRTCIVSPISDASPVGERLLDEPLFDFIEDQMMKVGSLSHASVQWQEVEHSTLQLLKEKSKDIKLLVYLLQCLHQDLSADRLIASFNVMGDFISHYWQESFPAPGKRGNLPRRKFFSQMCQRFSMALDKFDFSQLDGQARDDLNCAVSAWQEVITTNELQSDMVESIALTIENQLRKASEREQVNRQESPVTSEAALSVPDTRPAPLVIDNSSGKAAKETLFKVADFLSEQEFGAALSIRVRRHALWGAISSLPDHDSNGHCLLRGMNPDRAKEYRDRCSQPNLALWRQVEQSITMSPFWFEGQLLSHDIAKALGYEQWCQAIREETQMFMERFPHVTNLKFKDGEPFISDSVKQWLESSEGLNASAPRMNSWQEQRDEVFNLAKEGGIAVAMSRINDGLVKASEPREKFYWRLLSAELLKHHHLDGMAKEQFQHLKQEAMQAQVSQWEPSLIEQLEQNTASV, from the coding sequence ATGGAACTTACTCAATACCGCACTTGCATTGTCTCACCGATCAGTGATGCCTCTCCTGTAGGTGAACGTCTACTGGATGAACCATTATTTGATTTCATTGAAGATCAAATGATGAAGGTAGGGTCACTCTCTCATGCTAGCGTTCAGTGGCAAGAGGTGGAGCACAGTACACTCCAGTTACTTAAAGAAAAAAGTAAAGACATCAAACTCTTGGTGTACTTGCTGCAATGTCTGCATCAAGACTTGAGCGCAGATCGCTTGATCGCTTCATTCAATGTGATGGGAGATTTTATTTCTCACTATTGGCAGGAGAGTTTTCCTGCGCCAGGTAAACGCGGCAACCTTCCTCGTCGTAAATTCTTTAGTCAAATGTGCCAACGCTTCTCGATGGCGTTGGATAAGTTCGACTTTAGCCAACTTGATGGTCAAGCACGAGACGACTTGAACTGTGCGGTGTCAGCATGGCAGGAAGTTATTACGACGAATGAGCTCCAATCAGACATGGTTGAGTCGATTGCTTTAACCATAGAGAACCAACTACGTAAAGCGAGTGAGCGTGAGCAGGTAAACCGCCAAGAGTCGCCAGTGACTTCCGAGGCAGCATTAAGTGTACCTGACACCAGACCTGCCCCTTTGGTTATTGATAACTCAAGTGGCAAAGCGGCCAAAGAAACCTTGTTTAAAGTCGCTGACTTTCTTTCAGAGCAAGAATTTGGGGCAGCGCTGTCGATTCGAGTGCGTCGTCATGCTTTGTGGGGGGCGATTAGCTCGTTACCAGATCATGATAGTAATGGACATTGCTTGCTAAGAGGAATGAATCCTGACCGTGCCAAAGAGTACCGAGACCGTTGTTCTCAGCCCAACTTAGCGCTGTGGCGACAAGTGGAACAGAGTATCACCATGTCACCATTTTGGTTCGAAGGGCAATTGCTCAGTCATGATATCGCCAAAGCGCTTGGCTATGAGCAGTGGTGCCAAGCGATTAGAGAAGAGACCCAGATGTTTATGGAGCGCTTTCCTCACGTCACCAACTTGAAGTTCAAGGATGGTGAGCCGTTTATCTCCGATTCAGTTAAGCAGTGGTTGGAGAGCAGTGAAGGTCTCAATGCATCAGCGCCGCGAATGAACAGTTGGCAAGAGCAAAGGGATGAAGTCTTTAACCTTGCGAAAGAAGGCGGAATTGCCGTTGCGATGTCGAGAATCAATGATGGTTTAGTTAAAGCGAGTGAACCACGAGAGAAGTTTTACTGGCGACTGCTTAGCGCCGAACTGCTGAAACATCATCACCTTGATGGGATGGCTAAAGAACAATTTCAACATTTAAAACAAGAAGCTATGCAAGCGCAAGTCTCTCAGTGGGAACCTTCGCTCATAGAACAATTAGAGCAAAATACAGCGTCAGTGTAA
- the tssM gene encoding type VI secretion system membrane subunit TssM, with amino-acid sequence MAAAMPVLLLILFILVNVSIWWAGPWLAIGDSRPLETVIARGLTSVIFTLFTISGWGLWQWKRLRTLKNQQHREEQLKQDPISVYEQRQESELNGVMAEMKQSLNSRNYLYALPWYLVLGLENAGKTSLINRSGQNFALSSVMRASGKKSDNPYSFDWWIGDESVLIDPDGELLTQGNRSEDNDGELERRLWLNFIHWLDKTRSRRPLNGIVLALDVSHLATSTASERKAYANLLRARIRELMETLTTRLPVYITLTKLDLLHGFEPFFKHYSRDQRDEVLGFTFSLESVENVDHWLEEFTQEYGKFVGRINELLPHAVSEPLEQEERAAIYSFTRQISGLQSILKGFFEDALSSDQFSTSALVRGAYFTSVYQQGVPSNAFSDSAARRYGLSHAINKAQHAKNSTVYFTQQLFSNIIYPEAGLASDNFRVAKQKRRLIGLSFAICTVASVLLVGTWHQYYSKNYNQSEAVLTKVNEYKKQFPSNLSIASQKDILEPLNKIRQATLEFGFFREKPKYISDLGLYQGHTIGPMVEDTYLNLLESRFLPLLMADVVVDLKQASSDEEKLATLRVYRMMVDKSGRYKDYVLDYFSKYWQRAFAGDKAVQGQLLEHLDYAMRHTDLEASKLAGDELAIAAMKPYESTIAEVQDELSTMPNDQRVYRNLKLNAQTVLGPSISIRNLVGPIFDVVFEERVSNQSLYIPQMLTKAGFENYFMPRSESVSELALIDSWVLGQSKTAQFSEADKQVLREKIRNLYVADYINTWRAALNDIDMKYFSDLNDAVVVLENITGNVEPLQRLLRTLDSNTQLIAGFDVSDEAEAELAKNAKYQVSSNIQSPFAELNLMLQPVGEQPPYINEVLNSVDELKAYLKSIQESPDVGMAALEATKSRVKLVSADPIYTLKRISSGLPKPLDMMMEKLADESWYVVKQEAIKHLEVRWFEDVYQPYYAKLANRYPFNDKSTKDVALEDFETFFAPKGTLDNFYSNQLKIFIDENISVDGSDSAQSIIRPEVLAQIKQAQRIRQAFFNRKGILDVNFSIEPIQLSSNKRRSVLNIDGQYLSYSHGPRSGAELIWPNTLRDSAISKVTLVPTKTNTSPRSINIQGPWAFFRLLDKGDVLAASPTSVDYKFGFAGGEMIYRINAESDANPFTERLFKSFKLSQTLY; translated from the coding sequence ATGGCAGCAGCGATGCCAGTATTACTCCTTATTTTATTTATTTTAGTCAATGTCTCCATCTGGTGGGCAGGCCCTTGGCTTGCAATCGGAGACTCGCGACCTCTAGAAACAGTGATAGCCCGAGGCTTAACGTCCGTTATCTTCACATTGTTTACCATATCCGGTTGGGGATTATGGCAGTGGAAGCGGTTACGAACGCTGAAAAATCAGCAGCATCGTGAAGAGCAACTGAAACAAGATCCGATTTCTGTTTATGAACAGCGCCAAGAAAGTGAATTAAATGGCGTCATGGCAGAAATGAAGCAGAGTTTGAATAGCCGAAACTATTTGTATGCTCTGCCTTGGTATCTAGTACTTGGTTTAGAGAATGCCGGTAAGACAAGCTTGATTAATCGCTCTGGGCAGAACTTTGCACTGTCATCGGTTATGCGCGCTTCGGGAAAAAAGAGTGATAACCCATACTCGTTTGACTGGTGGATTGGTGACGAATCGGTGCTGATCGACCCCGATGGGGAGTTGCTCACCCAAGGCAACCGAAGCGAAGATAATGACGGTGAACTTGAGCGCCGACTATGGCTTAACTTTATTCATTGGTTAGACAAAACCCGTAGCCGCAGACCACTTAATGGTATTGTTTTAGCCTTAGACGTTTCTCATTTGGCGACGTCAACGGCCTCTGAACGCAAAGCTTATGCGAACTTGTTGCGTGCAAGAATCCGTGAACTAATGGAAACACTGACCACGCGACTGCCTGTCTATATCACTTTGACCAAATTGGATCTTTTGCATGGCTTTGAACCCTTCTTTAAACACTACTCAAGAGATCAGCGTGATGAAGTGTTGGGTTTCACTTTTTCACTGGAATCGGTTGAAAACGTCGATCACTGGTTAGAAGAGTTCACCCAAGAGTATGGGAAATTTGTCGGTCGAATCAATGAGCTGCTTCCTCATGCGGTTTCTGAACCGTTAGAGCAAGAAGAGCGAGCTGCGATCTACAGCTTTACACGTCAGATTTCGGGTTTGCAAAGTATCTTGAAAGGCTTCTTTGAAGATGCGTTATCGAGCGATCAATTCTCGACCTCAGCCTTGGTTCGCGGTGCCTACTTTACATCGGTTTATCAGCAAGGGGTGCCAAGTAACGCGTTCAGTGATTCTGCGGCTCGTCGCTACGGCCTATCGCACGCGATAAACAAAGCTCAACATGCAAAAAACTCTACGGTGTATTTTACCCAGCAACTGTTTAGCAACATTATCTACCCAGAAGCGGGCCTAGCCTCTGACAACTTCCGAGTTGCCAAGCAAAAGCGTCGCCTTATCGGGCTCTCTTTTGCAATTTGTACAGTAGCATCCGTACTATTGGTGGGTACTTGGCATCAATATTACTCAAAGAACTATAACCAGTCAGAAGCGGTACTGACCAAAGTTAATGAGTATAAAAAGCAGTTTCCTTCGAATTTATCCATTGCGTCGCAGAAGGATATTTTGGAACCACTGAATAAGATTCGTCAGGCAACATTAGAGTTTGGTTTCTTTAGGGAAAAACCCAAGTACATCTCGGATTTGGGCCTTTACCAAGGACATACAATCGGTCCTATGGTTGAGGATACTTACCTTAACTTGCTTGAAAGCCGTTTCTTGCCACTACTCATGGCAGACGTAGTTGTGGACTTAAAGCAAGCTTCTAGCGACGAAGAAAAGTTAGCCACATTGCGAGTCTATCGAATGATGGTTGATAAGAGCGGGCGCTATAAAGATTATGTTCTCGATTACTTTAGTAAGTATTGGCAGCGCGCTTTTGCTGGGGATAAAGCGGTTCAAGGCCAGTTGCTTGAGCACTTAGACTATGCAATGCGTCATACTGATCTGGAGGCTTCAAAGTTAGCCGGAGACGAATTGGCGATTGCCGCGATGAAACCGTACGAGTCGACCATCGCTGAGGTGCAAGATGAACTGAGTACTATGCCAAATGATCAACGTGTTTATCGTAACTTAAAACTGAATGCACAGACCGTTCTTGGTCCATCGATCAGTATCCGTAACCTAGTTGGGCCAATCTTTGATGTGGTGTTCGAAGAGCGCGTATCTAATCAGAGCTTGTACATTCCCCAGATGCTAACTAAGGCAGGGTTTGAAAACTACTTTATGCCGCGTTCTGAGTCTGTATCAGAGCTAGCTCTTATCGATAGTTGGGTATTGGGTCAGTCGAAAACGGCGCAATTTAGCGAAGCAGATAAGCAAGTCTTGCGTGAGAAGATTCGTAATCTTTATGTGGCAGACTATATCAACACATGGCGCGCTGCTCTCAATGATATCGATATGAAGTATTTCTCAGATCTGAATGATGCCGTGGTGGTTCTAGAAAACATCACTGGTAACGTTGAGCCTCTGCAGCGACTACTGAGAACGCTCGATAGTAATACACAGTTGATTGCAGGCTTTGATGTCTCGGACGAAGCGGAAGCTGAGTTGGCGAAAAATGCCAAATATCAAGTATCGTCGAATATTCAGTCTCCTTTCGCTGAGCTGAACTTAATGTTGCAGCCGGTTGGTGAGCAACCGCCTTATATTAATGAGGTGCTTAACTCCGTCGATGAGCTAAAAGCTTACCTAAAAAGTATTCAAGAGTCCCCAGATGTTGGTATGGCGGCATTGGAAGCGACGAAATCGCGAGTCAAATTAGTCAGTGCTGACCCAATTTATACGCTGAAACGAATCTCTTCTGGCTTGCCAAAACCGTTAGACATGATGATGGAAAAGCTAGCCGATGAGAGTTGGTATGTGGTTAAACAGGAAGCGATTAAGCACTTAGAAGTACGTTGGTTTGAGGATGTGTATCAGCCATATTATGCCAAGCTTGCGAATCGATACCCGTTCAATGACAAATCAACCAAAGATGTGGCTCTAGAGGACTTTGAAACTTTCTTTGCGCCAAAAGGTACGCTTGATAACTTCTATTCGAACCAACTCAAAATCTTTATTGATGAGAATATCTCTGTCGATGGCTCCGACTCAGCGCAGTCTATCATCAGACCAGAAGTATTAGCGCAAATTAAGCAAGCGCAGAGAATTCGTCAGGCATTCTTTAACCGTAAGGGCATCTTAGATGTGAATTTCTCGATCGAGCCGATTCAGCTAAGTAGCAATAAACGACGCAGTGTCCTAAATATCGATGGACAATATCTATCTTATAGCCATGGCCCTAGATCGGGAGCCGAACTGATATGGCCAAATACACTGCGTGATTCCGCTATATCTAAAGTTACCTTGGTGCCAACTAAGACGAATACCTCGCCTCGCAGTATTAATATCCAAGGGCCTTGGGCATTTTTCAGACTGCTCGATAAAGGGGATGTATTGGCGGCGAGTCCAACCTCGGTTGACTACAAGTTTGGCTTCGCTGGTGGTGAGATGATTTATCGTATTAACGCCGAATCTGACGCGAACCCGTTTACTGAACGTCTGTTTAAATCATTTAAGCTTTCTCAGACCCTCTATTAA
- a CDS encoding type VI secretion system ImpA family N-terminal domain-containing protein codes for MSHIVILDQKNYTIVSEPEEIRKTDTYQKVRDEINSRFNPLSGGTNWQVVHDGCEQLAFDLGIDLLMSCYLTIAKLKLEGVKGYANGLELINRCLTLQPEPSAKLAKIQKELLDWVNGKALPELKGMKLTHEQLRDLYRSERLCEKAHHWLASRQPEHEVNFEGVGFVLFEHIDKIETQYHTAVKRVEKSDQQMSQYVPKTKYRWGLLISSVLSISVVSASWWYIPNILASYQPQYKAVKEVPALNRDNLPEFVTQTSAETRHKYQSQIVELYQQAIEEQLETSVEQPNLQVMSQVDVLTRLFAEDERVEAIAQAVEQDQQIALEQVGSFVDRFNEARTKMANIALMVKNRQWSQATQATKSLEKLAISLSPIYARVGYIERLIEQEEYHQAETELAELTVRLNNLSWKVAQLSQSLVN; via the coding sequence ATGTCCCATATTGTTATACTCGATCAAAAAAACTATACCATTGTTTCTGAACCTGAAGAGATCAGGAAAACAGATACTTATCAAAAAGTAAGAGATGAAATTAACAGTCGTTTCAACCCACTATCGGGGGGCACCAACTGGCAAGTTGTGCATGATGGCTGTGAGCAGCTTGCTTTTGATCTCGGCATAGATTTGTTGATGAGCTGCTATTTAACTATCGCAAAATTAAAATTGGAAGGAGTCAAAGGCTACGCCAACGGGTTAGAGCTTATTAATCGTTGTCTGACTCTGCAACCTGAGCCAAGCGCAAAGCTTGCCAAGATTCAAAAAGAGCTACTTGATTGGGTCAATGGCAAGGCTTTACCGGAACTCAAGGGAATGAAGCTGACACATGAACAGTTGAGAGATTTATACCGAAGTGAACGCTTATGCGAAAAAGCACATCATTGGTTAGCTTCTCGTCAGCCAGAGCATGAAGTGAACTTTGAAGGCGTGGGCTTTGTTCTGTTTGAGCATATCGATAAAATCGAAACTCAATACCATACCGCGGTAAAAAGGGTTGAAAAATCAGATCAGCAAATGAGCCAATATGTCCCTAAGACGAAGTATCGATGGGGGCTGCTAATTTCAAGTGTGCTGTCTATTTCCGTGGTGTCGGCTAGCTGGTGGTATATACCGAATATCTTGGCCAGTTATCAGCCGCAATATAAAGCGGTTAAAGAAGTCCCGGCGCTAAACCGAGATAACTTGCCTGAGTTCGTAACGCAAACCTCCGCAGAGACACGACATAAGTATCAATCACAGATAGTTGAACTCTATCAACAGGCAATTGAAGAGCAGTTAGAAACTTCGGTTGAACAGCCTAATTTGCAGGTAATGAGCCAAGTTGATGTTTTAACACGCCTATTTGCTGAAGATGAACGGGTAGAAGCCATTGCTCAGGCTGTCGAGCAAGATCAGCAGATTGCCCTTGAACAAGTCGGTTCATTTGTCGACCGCTTTAATGAAGCGAGAACCAAAATGGCCAATATTGCATTGATGGTCAAAAACCGCCAGTGGTCTCAAGCGACACAAGCAACCAAATCATTAGAGAAGCTCGCCATCAGCTTATCGCCCATTTATGCCCGTGTTGGTTATATCGAACGCTTAATCGAGCAAGAGGAGTATCACCAAGCTGAAACTGAATTGGCGGAGTTAACCGTCAGGTTGAACAACCTCAGTTGGAAAGTGGCGCAATTAAGCCAAAGTCTGGTTAACTGA
- a CDS encoding YcgN family cysteine cluster protein — MTHFWQQKALEQMTEQEWESLCDGCGKCCLHKLMDEDSDEIYYTNVACSLLNSKTCSCKDYPNRFNYDEECTKLTRDDIEDFTWLPHTCAYRLLAEKQPLPEWHPLITGSKSAMHAAGESVRNKVVYEIDVVNWEDHILNHPNRD, encoded by the coding sequence ATGACCCATTTCTGGCAGCAAAAAGCTTTAGAGCAGATGACCGAACAAGAGTGGGAGTCACTTTGCGATGGCTGTGGTAAATGCTGTTTGCACAAACTCATGGATGAAGATAGCGACGAAATTTACTACACCAATGTGGCATGTAGCTTACTCAATAGTAAAACGTGTTCGTGTAAAGACTATCCGAATCGTTTTAATTACGATGAAGAGTGTACTAAGTTAACGCGCGACGATATTGAAGACTTTACTTGGTTGCCTCATACCTGCGCTTACCGTCTATTGGCAGAGAAACAGCCTTTGCCAGAGTGGCACCCATTGATAACAGGTTCTAAATCAGCAATGCACGCTGCTGGCGAAAGTGTTCGTAATAAAGTGGTGTATGAAATCGACGTCGTAAATTGGGAAGACCACATTTTGAATCATCCTAACCGAGATTAG
- a CDS encoding glycine zipper 2TM domain-containing protein, with protein MKIKSIIFAITTATLLSACQDDKAPAPTYATVTSVEPITEQVQTPHQVCKDVVVTTQADIKDENKLVGTLGGAAAGAALGNQVGGGSGKTIATAVGTVAGAMTGRKIQDNAQKNDVITTTQRQCNTQYTTSSKTVGYSVTYDLGGTAVTAKTTNKPQGNILPIVDGKVILPE; from the coding sequence GTGAAAATCAAATCTATAATCTTTGCCATTACGACGGCAACGCTTCTTAGTGCGTGTCAGGACGACAAAGCGCCCGCGCCAACTTATGCAACGGTGACTTCTGTAGAGCCAATTACTGAGCAGGTGCAAACACCGCATCAAGTTTGTAAAGATGTGGTTGTGACGACTCAGGCTGACATTAAAGATGAAAATAAATTGGTCGGTACATTGGGTGGGGCAGCAGCAGGCGCAGCGTTAGGTAATCAAGTTGGTGGCGGCTCGGGTAAAACTATCGCGACTGCTGTTGGCACTGTAGCAGGTGCCATGACAGGTCGAAAGATCCAAGATAACGCGCAAAAAAATGATGTGATTACCACGACGCAAAGACAATGTAATACGCAATACACTACGTCAAGTAAGACCGTAGGCTATAGCGTGACCTATGATTTGGGCGGCACAGCGGTAACGGCGAAAACGACCAATAAGCCACAAGGTAATATTCTGCCAATTGTTGATGGAAAGGTTATCCTTCCAGAGTAA
- a CDS encoding mechanosensitive ion channel family protein: protein MNLLSHRSIKWYVSLTLMLSVLFSPLSIAAQEAPVVSTSSTQTAFNKINTDLKELSDTLASSSGDEKDALQLKLFQKNEELRTVLSNAVRQGSLPKEQLIAQVKMQQNYSKGATLYLDEKIKALNIKIDDAKDEERLSLLNEYQELQHYFDNVIQSSWQNIEWLEDLGVEEAETKTQFRAVVAKRLRVVSASVEYFSQQIEVVGKQLTVSPESEKASLQLHQLVVKQRMNIAVESLSSLIPIADQLEIDTSEYKRLMFEVTGSITQDLFEGKVILSIVSHWSTNAFDWLGDNATQYIFQLFIFVLLLLATKLLAKLVRKVVSKTVVSKNLKLSQLMQDFFIGMSGNIVWVIGILVALSQVGLNLAPVLTGFGIAGVIIGFALQDTLSNFAAGMMLLIYRPFDVGDFVFAGGVDGKVSHMSLVNTTIKTFDNQIIIIPNSKIWGDVIKNVTHERLRRVDMVFGIGYSDDLLKAESILTDIVHEHPAVLKTPEPNIKVHTLNTSSVDFIVRPWVKTDDYWDVYWDVTKEVKLRFDREGISIPFPQQDVHLHMVKENGTTEQ, encoded by the coding sequence ATGAATTTATTGTCTCACCGTAGCATCAAGTGGTATGTCAGCTTGACCCTTATGCTTAGTGTATTGTTCAGTCCGCTTTCAATAGCAGCCCAAGAAGCGCCTGTCGTTAGCACGTCGAGCACACAGACTGCGTTCAACAAAATCAACACAGACCTAAAAGAACTCTCTGATACGCTGGCTTCATCGAGTGGTGATGAGAAGGATGCGCTTCAACTTAAGCTATTTCAAAAAAATGAAGAGTTGCGAACAGTTCTTTCCAATGCAGTAAGACAAGGCTCTCTGCCAAAAGAGCAGTTGATTGCTCAGGTTAAGATGCAGCAAAACTACTCGAAAGGCGCAACGCTATATCTTGATGAAAAGATTAAAGCGCTAAACATTAAGATTGATGATGCCAAAGATGAAGAGCGGCTATCACTGCTTAATGAGTATCAAGAACTTCAACACTACTTTGATAATGTCATTCAATCGAGTTGGCAAAATATTGAGTGGCTAGAGGATTTAGGCGTAGAAGAAGCGGAGACTAAAACACAGTTTCGCGCTGTTGTTGCTAAGCGTTTACGTGTTGTATCGGCTTCTGTCGAGTACTTTAGCCAGCAGATTGAAGTGGTTGGTAAGCAATTAACGGTTAGCCCGGAGTCTGAGAAAGCGAGTCTACAGCTTCACCAGTTAGTGGTTAAGCAGCGTATGAACATCGCGGTGGAAAGTCTTTCTTCTCTTATCCCTATTGCGGATCAACTTGAGATTGATACTTCCGAATACAAACGTTTGATGTTTGAAGTGACGGGAAGCATTACTCAAGATCTGTTTGAAGGAAAAGTGATTCTTTCCATCGTCAGTCATTGGTCGACAAATGCGTTTGATTGGCTCGGAGATAACGCCACTCAGTACATCTTCCAACTGTTTATTTTTGTGCTGCTGCTACTGGCGACTAAGCTATTGGCCAAGTTAGTGCGTAAGGTTGTGAGCAAAACCGTAGTCTCGAAAAATCTTAAGCTTTCTCAGTTGATGCAGGACTTCTTTATTGGCATGTCTGGCAACATCGTCTGGGTGATTGGTATTTTAGTCGCCTTGTCACAAGTTGGGCTTAACTTAGCGCCAGTATTAACCGGTTTCGGTATTGCTGGTGTGATTATCGGCTTTGCGTTGCAAGACACCCTGTCTAACTTTGCTGCGGGTATGATGTTACTGATCTACCGTCCGTTTGATGTTGGTGACTTTGTCTTTGCTGGTGGCGTGGATGGTAAGGTTAGCCACATGAGCTTAGTGAATACTACGATTAAGACGTTCGATAACCAGATCATTATTATTCCAAACAGTAAGATTTGGGGTGACGTGATAAAGAACGTGACGCATGAGCGCCTACGTCGTGTTGATATGGTGTTTGGTATTGGTTATTCCGATGACTTACTGAAAGCAGAGAGCATTCTAACTGATATCGTACATGAGCATCCGGCTGTACTGAAAACACCAGAGCCGAACATTAAGGTCCACACCTTAAATACTTCATCAGTTGATTTCATTGTTCGCCCTTGGGTCAAAACAGATGACTACTGGGATGTCTATTGGGATGTGACCAAAGAGGTCAAGCTTCGCTTTGATCGAGAAGGGATCTCAATTCCATTCCCACAGCAAGATGTGCATTTACACATGGTGAAAGAAAACGGTACCACAGAACAGTAG
- a CDS encoding putative quinol monooxygenase yields the protein MINLTATFHAKAGQEQQLEALLVAMLAPTRQEPGNTRYCLFKDKDNAATFTFQEQFSDQAAFDDHCKQPYFVELLASLDGLLEQQPTITFLEELSA from the coding sequence ATGATCAATTTAACCGCGACATTTCACGCTAAAGCCGGACAAGAACAACAGCTCGAAGCACTTTTGGTTGCCATGCTAGCACCAACTCGCCAAGAACCTGGCAATACTCGCTACTGCCTATTTAAAGATAAAGACAATGCAGCAACCTTTACCTTCCAAGAACAGTTTTCTGACCAAGCCGCATTTGATGATCACTGCAAGCAGCCATACTTCGTTGAACTACTGGCTAGCTTAGACGGCCTTCTAGAACAGCAACCAACGATCACTTTCTTAGAAGAATTGTCCGCATAA
- a CDS encoding VOC family protein has protein sequence MTKLIHSMVRVSNLAESIDFYRNALELEINDQYIFDNFSLTYLANAETGFELELTHNHDQSEPYTHGSGYGHLAVSVEDIEQAHRRIRNLGIEASDVKAFNHNESHLATFFFITDPDGYKIEFLHRQGRYL, from the coding sequence ATGACAAAACTCATCCACTCAATGGTAAGGGTCAGTAACCTTGCCGAATCGATCGATTTCTACCGCAACGCACTTGAGCTTGAAATCAACGATCAATATATCTTCGACAACTTTAGCCTGACCTATTTAGCCAACGCGGAAACAGGGTTCGAACTAGAATTGACCCACAACCACGACCAATCAGAGCCTTATACTCACGGTTCTGGTTACGGCCACCTTGCGGTGAGTGTTGAAGATATCGAACAAGCACACCGACGTATCCGCAATCTTGGGATTGAAGCGTCAGACGTTAAGGCGTTTAACCATAACGAATCCCACCTTGCGACCTTCTTTTTTATTACTGACCCAGATGGGTACAAAATCGAATTCCTGCATAGGCAGGGCCGATACTTATAA
- a CDS encoding ribbon-helix-helix domain-containing protein, with protein sequence MCDIFSKQPQENYQTVARSIRIDGHATSIKLEASFWQILEEIAAKQEMTLPRFISYIYKEALQHNGEISNFTSLLRCACLIYLRQPDDVMSLVKQQLIANH encoded by the coding sequence ATGTGTGATATCTTCTCCAAACAGCCTCAAGAAAACTATCAAACCGTTGCTCGTTCAATTCGAATCGATGGCCATGCGACCAGTATTAAACTCGAAGCCAGCTTCTGGCAGATTCTAGAAGAGATTGCGGCTAAGCAAGAAATGACCTTGCCTCGCTTTATCAGTTACATCTACAAAGAGGCTTTGCAACACAACGGAGAGATCAGTAATTTCACCTCTCTACTACGCTGCGCCTGCCTAATCTATTTGCGTCAGCCAGATGACGTCATGAGTCTTGTCAAACAACAGCTCATCGCAAATCACTAA